In bacterium, the DNA window AGCGCTCAGAGGACCGGAGAGGACTCGACCTCGTCCTTGCCCGCGACCTGAAGCGAGTGGACGTGGAACCGCGCGTCGTCGGCCTGCGGGAAGTCGTTGCGGAAGTGGCCGCCGCGGCTCTCCTCGCGCCAGAGCGCGCCCCGCGCCACGGCGCGCAGCACGTCCACTTCCGTCGCCGCCTCGAACGCCGCGCGCGTCGCCGGCGCCCCGCCCGGCGCGCCGAGGCGCGACGCCTCGGCCTCGAGCTCCTCGACCGCGCTCCGCAGCCCCGCGCCGTCGCGCAGGATCCCCAGCCGGTCCTCGGCCAGATCGCGCAGCCGCGCGCGGTGGGCCGCCGGATCGGCCTCGCGCGAGAAGCGCGGCGCCGGTGCCTCGGCCGGCGGCGCCTCGCGCCCGACGAAGCCGTCGTCGAACAGGCCGCGCGCCGCGCGCGCCCCGAAGACCAACCCCTCGAGCAGCGAGTTGCTGGCGAGGCGGTTCGCGCCGTGCACGCCGGTCGAGGCGACCTCGCCGGCCGCGGCGAGGCCGCGCACGTTCGTCCGCCCGTGGAGATCGGTCTCCACCCCGCCCATCGCGTAGTGCGCGGCGGGCGCGACGGGCAGCGGCGTCGTCACCGGGTCGATCCCCCAGCCGCGGCAGGCCGCGACGATCCCGGGGAAGCGGCGTTCGACGAACGCGTGGTCGAGCCCGGTGAGGTCGAGACGGACCGG includes these proteins:
- a CDS encoding FAD-binding protein, with amino-acid sequence HPTALALPGAPSWLMTEALRGEGGVVRDRDGRRFLLDDDPRGELAPRDVVARGIARRIIAQGGEPVRLDLTGLDHAFVERRFPGIVAACRGWGIDPVTTPLPVAPAAHYAMGGVETDLHGRTNVRGLAAAGEVASTGVHGANRLASNSLLEGLVFGARAARGLFDDGFVGREAPPAEAPAPRFSREADPAAHRARLRDLAEDRLGILRDGAGLRSAVEELEAEASRLGAPGGAPATRAAFEAATEVDVLRAVARGALWREESRGGHFRNDFPQADDARFHVHSLQVAGKDEVESSPVL